The genomic window TCAACTTGGACTACGGTGATATAGAGGTCACCAACATGATGATGCAGGAAGGAACCGGTGAAATGTACTCGGCCAACGATCTCAGCTTCAGCCTGGCTTACTCAAGAATGATCACCGACTGGTTCGCCTTCGGCGCCGCAGCGAAGTACATTTCTTCCCAGATCTGGCACACCAGCGCCAACGCACTCGCAGTGGACCTGGGGGTAATTGTCAATACGCACTTCTTCACACTGACGGGCGATCGAAGCGACGGCCTGAGGATCGGTATGAGTATCTCCAATTACGGCACTCGGCTACGCTTTGATGGCATGGACTTATTGACGGGTATCGACTTACTGCCGGACGAACAGGGGAACTATAGCGATGTACCCGGCCAATTCAAAATGCAGGAATGGGAACTTCCACTCATTTTCAGGATCGGTATGTCAGTCAATCCTCTCGTCTCTCGGTATCACCGGTTGACCCTGGCCTTGGATGCTCTGCACCCCAACAACAATTCAGAGTCGATCAATGCCGGCTTCCAGTACCAGTTCAAAGCTCCATCCTTCGGGAGCTTCTATCTCCGTGGCGGGTACAAAGCACTCTTCATGAACCAGTCGGAGTACGGCCTGACTCTAGGTGGTGGAATAGCATTGCGGTTCATGCGCAACGCTGGAGTAAAAATGGACTATGCCTATAAGACCTTGGGCATCCTCGGTGATACTCAGTCTTATACTATCGGGATCAGCTTCTGAATATGCCTGGGTATCCACCTCCACGGCGGGAAAGGAAAGAGTAGGACGGGATAAGACAGTTGATTCTGGAAAAGCCGGGGCGCTCGGCCACTCTACTGTGCCACGACCATTCCAGGTCTCATAGTAACTAATTCCCTTATTAGGTAATTTTGAGTCATTCTCTTGATAACTCCTACCCACCCGGCATTCCCTTCAGCTCTGATTCCCATTTCTCTTGGTTTGCTACTCTCGCTGTCCTGCCACAGACCATCGGTTCCGGAACCAGATGAAACGATTCTTGTTCGGGTTGGTGATAAAACCATCTCCCTGAACGAATTCATCCGGCGGGCGGAATACACGCCGCGCCCACCCTACTGCAACAGCGATAATTATATTCATAAGAAAATCGTACTTAACTCTCTCATAGCCGAAAAGCTCCTGGCGATCGAGGCAGGGAACAACAATCCACTCGTCGAGAATGAACAATTTCGTGCCTTTATTAAGGGACGCAGGGAACAAGCCATGCGACAATGGCTGTACCATACCGAGGCTTATCAACAAGTACGACTTGATACTTCCGACATTAAGCGAGTGTACCAACGAGCCGGCCGCCGATACCGGGTGGCTTTTTTCACACTTCTTAATCAGGACCAGGCAGACAGCGCTAGGGCTGCGTTGTTAGAGAATCCTGATGCTTTTGATCCCATCTATCGGGCTTATAGCCAGCAACCGGAACCACCGATTCGAGATATCAGCTGGGAGGAACCCCACGCTGATCAGCTCCGCCACGCCCTCTATTTGCAGCCCGTCAGCGTGAACCAGGTGATCGGCCCCATCGTCACTGAGGACAATGAATACCTGTTCATGAAGGTCCTTGGCTGGCGGGATCGGATCGACATCAGTGAGCAAGGATCCAGGCAGCGGTGGAACGATGTGGTTGAGCGCCTCACGAGTAGACAGGCTGACCGGCTATTTGAGCAGTACATGAGTGAGGTAATGCAAGGTAAACAGGTTCAGTTTGTTGATCACACCTTCTGGCGACTTGTCCGGGCGCTAGCGCCCATCTACCTCAAGGTACCAGATGAAGACAAGGAGATCCTCAAGCAGACCTTCTGGTCAGAAGTGAATCCGGAGTTTGCCGCCGGCCAGAGGGCAGGCAGCCTGTTCGATTATGATCGCAATCAACCTTTCTTCGCTATCAACGATCAGTTGATGACGGTGGGTGACTTTCTCGACATGGTGAAATCCCACCCCCTGGTTTTCAGGAAAAAGACATTCGATGGATCGGAGTTTCCAGAACAATTCAAATTGGCGGTGGTGGACTTGATCAGGGATCAATATCTCACAGAAGAAGCGCATAGGAAAGGCTACGATCAAGTCAACATGGTAGAGCGAAATACCAACCTGTGGCATGATTACCTGCAAGCGCTCTACGCCAAGTACGAGTACCTGGAGCGGATTGGATACGAAGACAATTTCAGTAGCAATTATCTGAGTGCAATTTCCCAGTATCTGAACCCTTACATAGATAGCCTTCAGGCTAAGTATAATGACATTATAGTGATCAACACCGACATGTTTGAGGAAATCGAGCTCACGCGGATTGACCTGTTTGCAATACAGCCTCAGGCTGCCTACCCCATCGTAGTTCCTGACTTTCCTTTGATCACCACCGATAGTCGGCTGGACTACGGGAGGAAGTCGGAGTAAGGGACCGGGAGCTCACTATGTTCCCTGGGAATCCATTCCAGACAAGGAACCAATTAGGCATTACCTGGGTGTTGCGTTGCCTGTTGTGCGCGCTTATAGGAGCGAGTTGCCCTGTTTCAGCGAAAGATTACAAGGGGGGTGAATGCCGTACTATCGCTGCTTACACCTACGGGCGCTTCGAAGTGCGATGCAAACCGGGGCGGGGCAGCGGTCAGCTGGCGT from Candidatus Neomarinimicrobiota bacterium includes these protein-coding regions:
- a CDS encoding PorV/PorQ family protein; this encodes MMTFTRKAHLILFTMMMITTISLAQKPHRVGTTAANFLEIGIGSAGNSMGEAYVSMAGDLSCIYWNPAGLAFLEKNEALFMYQPWIADIHTIFVGVGLVRAPYGTFSLGLFNLDYGDIEVTNMMMQEGTGEMYSANDLSFSLAYSRMITDWFAFGAAAKYISSQIWHTSANALAVDLGVIVNTHFFTLTGDRSDGLRIGMSISNYGTRLRFDGMDLLTGIDLLPDEQGNYSDVPGQFKMQEWELPLIFRIGMSVNPLVSRYHRLTLALDALHPNNNSESINAGFQYQFKAPSFGSFYLRGGYKALFMNQSEYGLTLGGGIALRFMRNAGVKMDYAYKTLGILGDTQSYTIGISF